Proteins encoded together in one Benincasa hispida cultivar B227 chromosome 1, ASM972705v1, whole genome shotgun sequence window:
- the LOC120082372 gene encoding NAC domain-containing protein 3-like: MANFTFPPHYLLPVGFRFRPTEEELITHYLKNKILGQESLVQYIREIDLYEYDPWKLPEQSIFQSDNYEWFFFRDNASKTKRTTPTGNWKPTGEDRPIMARGTNKVIATRKILVFYKTQDPKAVKTNWVIHEYHLHSDTNISYQRPFVICRLKENAEKRDVSTCDQDTQTSTVDCQLKKKGTQRPIQELNGGAQASGQSVLQPPWHSTRQLALADFPPVNVNKQPIQAPASEDEVSLTELLNSLLDPDEHFDDATSKMSKSPWCSEPEPALMDFQPSSDQSLHPEDSKTELNFSELLLNSILMEDENCDEVTLNNRIDSYNEEELDSMVYELQGGICSSDTDTDTNFGFPVLQNNHISPSWLHECTRSIIKKSRRSSLTVKHFQYKEEKDELRGNSSVLFGEGKAQNYGTSIDSDNPDPGPTFKAQRQPKSSNVVAYGGEPKRIRLKKEILSKTMPQDKAKEDEKHIETVDSPQLSVTYSNSGVKGDAGNKATKSGVSCCGSIKSTRNCFSYILTTKRIHHKSSLPVFYFAKAFLGIIILIMFAQEVLLHRHSRC; the protein is encoded by the exons ATGGCCAACTTTACATTTCCTCCTCATTATTTATTGCCGGTCGGTTTTCGATTCCGTCCCACGGAGGAGGAGCTCATTACCCATTACCTGAAGAACAAGATTCTTGGCCAGGAATCTCTTGTACAATATATCCGTGAGATCGATCTCTACGAGTACGATCCCTGGAAACTCCCCG AGCAATCCATTTTCCAGTCTGATAATTATGAGTGGTTTTTCTTCCGAGACAACGCGTCAAAAACTAAAAGGACCACGCCTACTGGCAACTGGAAACCCACCGGTGAGGACCGCCCAATCATGGCTCGAGGAACCAACAAAGTGATCGCAACTAGAAAAATTTTAGTGTTCTATAAAACCCAGGACCCCAAAGCTGTAAAGACCAACTGGGTGATACACGAGTATCACCTTCACTCAGATACTAACATCTCATACCAG AGGCCATTCGTCATTTGTCGGTTGAAGGAAAATGCAGAAAAGAGAGATGTTTCAACTTGCGATCAAGATACACAAACCAGTACCGTCGATTGTCAACTGAAAAAGAAAGGCACACAGAGACCAATCCAGGAA TTGAATGGAGGCGCTCAAGCAAGTGGGCAATCGGTCCTTCAGCCCCCATGGCATTCTACCCGACAACTTGCATTGGCAGATTTTCCACCCGTCAATGTAAATAAGCAACCGATACAGGCTCCAGCTTCTGAAGATGAAGTTAGTCTTACAGAGTTATTGAACTCGTTATTGGACCCGGACGAACACTTTGATGATGCGACCTCAAAGATGTCCAAGTCCCCATGGTGTTCAGAACCAGAACCAGCTTTAATGGACTTTCAACCTTCCAGTGACCAATCATTACACCCCGAAGATTCTAAGACTGAACTTAATTTCTCTGAGCTCTTGTTGAACTCGATCTTGATGGAGGATGAAAACTGTGATGAGGTAACATTAAACAACCGCATTGATAGCTACAACGAAGAGGAATTAGATAGCATGGTTTACGAACTTCAAGGCGGTATATGTAGCAGCGACACTGATACTGATACTAACTTTGGCTTCCCG GTCTTGCAGAACAATCACATTTCTCCGAGCTGGTTGCATGAATGTACGAggtcaataattaaaaaatcgCGTAGAAGCTCCCTCACGGTAAAGCATTTTCAGTACAAAGAGGAAAAGGATGAGTTGCGAGGCAATTCTTCTGTCCTTTTTGGTGAAGGTAAAGCTCAAAACTATGGTACTTCTATTGACAGTGACAACCCTGATCCTGGACCAACTTTCAAAGCCCAACGTCAACCAAAGTCCAGCAACGTTGTAGCCTATGGAGGTGAACCAAAAAGAATCCGGTTAAAGAAGGAAATTCTTAGTAAGACAATGCCCCAAGACAAG GCTAAAGAAGATGAGAAACATATAGAAACTGTTGATTCACCCCAGCTATCAGTGACATATTCTAATAGTGGGGTGAAGGGTGATGCGGGCAACAAGGCAACCAAGAGTGGAGTGTCGTGTTGTGGATCTATTAAGAGTACAAGAAATTGCTTTTCGTATATTCTAACTACAAAACGCATTCACCACAAATCGAGTCTCCCAGTATTCTATTTTGCTAAAGCATTTCTAGGCATCATAATATTAATAATGTTTGCTCAAGAAGTGCTGCTACACAGACACAGCAGGTGCTAA
- the LOC120082388 gene encoding protein ARV 2-like, which produces MERETNGNRCVQCGFRTNQLFVLYSPGNMHLMKCDNCKSVADEYIECELMIVLVDLILHKRQAYRHLLYNLLDRNRLSRQDLMWKLGLSFLLLDAYRYMLLILSDKQSSMSFSSTVGIFQKALMNVSLGNVMFLSALHILSRVFLRSSTGVHRTSDFDSDLFVSHCLCRYRYGEFFFAIIISSYFKIFLVSMMIWEFPSTVILIIDLFVLSANVVAIKVITESTVSRCIGTCLCAHGAKFLATKLFEK; this is translated from the exons ATGGAAAGGGAAACAAACGGAAATCGTTGTGTGCAATGTGGATTTAGAACGAATCAATTGTTCGTTCTGTACTCACCCGGGAATATGCATCTTATGAAATGC GACAACTGCAAATCCGTTGCGGACGAATACATTGAATGCGAATTGATG ATCGTTCTAGTCGATTTAATACTGCACAAGCGCCAGGCTTACAGACATTTGCTCTACAACCTACTCGATAGAAATCGCTTGTCTCGCCAG GATTTAATGTGGAAGCTTGGtcttagttttcttcttttggatGCTT ACAGGTACATGCTTCTGATACTAAGTGATAAACAATCATCCATGAGCTTTTCATCAACGGTTGGGATTTTTCAAAAG GCTTTGATGAATGTGTCTCTCGGAAATGTTATGTTTCTTTCTGCGCTTCATATTTTGTCAAGAGTATTCTTGAGGAGCTCAACTGGAGTCCATAG GACATCTGACTTTGATTCTGATTTGTTTGTTTCTCATTGCTTGTGCCGATACAGGTACGGAGAGTTTTTCTTTGCCATCATTATTTCAAGTTACTTCAAGATCTTTCTTGTGAGCATGATG ATCTGGGAATTTCCATCCACAGTGATCCTCATCAtagatttatttgttttatcaGCCAATGTAGTAGCAATTAAAG TGATCACGGAGTCAACTGTGAGTAGATGCATTGGAACTTGCTTGTGTGCTCATGGAGCTAAGTTTTTGGCCACAAAGCTTTTTGAGAAATGA